One Platichthys flesus chromosome 14, fPlaFle2.1, whole genome shotgun sequence genomic region harbors:
- the acadm gene encoding medium-chain specific acyl-CoA dehydrogenase, mitochondrial, producing MLFNKVLRAGVRSGIRLQGSSAAAASSTAPSSLGFSFEMTDQQKEFQQLARRFAREEIVPAAASYDKSGEYPFPIIKKAWELGLMNSHIPQEYGGMGLSIFDSCLITEELAYGCTGVQTAIEANSLGQMPVIIAGNEAQKSKYLGRMAEEPLMCAYCVTEPGAGSDVSAIKTRAVKMGDEYVVNGQKMWITNGGKANWYFLLARTNPDPKCPAGKAFTGFILDADSPGVQIGRKEMNMGQRCSDTRGITFEDVRIPKENVLLTEGAGFKIAMGAFDNTRPPVAAGATGLAQRALDEATNYALERKTFGKVIAEHQAVSFLLAEMAMKVELARMAYQRSAWEVDQGRRNTYYASIAKAFAGDIANQVASDAVQVFGGNGFNSEYPVEKLMRDAKIYQIYEGTAQIQRLIIAREHLGRYKK from the exons ATGCTGTTCAACAAG gtaCTCCGAGCCGGTGTGCGGTCCGGGATCCGGCTGCAGGGCTccagtgctgctgcagccagTTCCACAGCACCTTCATCCCTCGGGTTCTCATTTG AGATGACGGATCAACAGAAGGAGTTCCAGCAACTGGCAAGGAGGTTTGCACGTGAAGAGATCGTCCCTGCCGCAGCTTCTTATGACAAGAGTGGTGAA TATCCTTTCCCAATCATCAAGAAAGCATGGGAGCTTGGTCTCATGAACAGTCACATTCCTCAGGAATATG GTGGAATGGGCCTGTCCATCTTCGACAGCTGCCTCATCACAGAGGAGTTGGCTTACGGCTGCACAGGAGTGCAGACCGCCATCGAGGCAAACTCTCTGGGA CAAATGCCTGTTATTATTGCTGGCAACGAAGCACAGAAGAGTAAATACCTGGGGAGGATGGCTGAGGAGCCTCTTATGTGT GCGTACTGCGTCACTGAGCCGGGGGCCGGCTCCGACGTGTCCGCCATCAAGACGCGAGCTGTGAAGATGGGAGATGAGTATGTTGTAAACGGGCAGAAGATGTGGATCACAAACGGTGGGAAGGCTAACTG GTACTTCCTCCTGGCTCGTACTAACCCAGACCCCAAATGTCCAGCCGGCAAAGCCTTCACTGGCTTCATCTTAGATGCTGACTCTCCAGGAGTTCAGATTGGACGGAAG GAGATGAACATGGGCCAGAGATGTTCTGACACCAGAGGCATCACCTTTGAGGACGTCAGGATACCGAAGGAGAACGTCCTGCTCACAGAGGGAGCTGGCTTCAAAATCGCCATGGGAGCTTTTGACAACACAAGACCTCCA GTGGCAGCAGGAGCAACAGGCCTGGCACAGAGGGCTCTGGATGAAGCCACTAATTACGCACTGGAGAGGAAGACCTTCGGCAAAGTGATCGCTGAG CACCAGGCCGTGTCGTTCCTTCTGGCTGAGATGGCGATGAAGGTGGAGCTGGCCCGCATGGCGTACCAGCGCTCAGCCTGGGAAGTGGACCAGGGCCGCAGGAACACCTACTACGCCTCCATCGCCAAGGCCTTCGCCGGAGACATCGCCAATCAGGTGGCCAGTGATGCTGTTCAGGTGTTCGGAGGCAACGGGTTCAACAGCGAATATCCGGTGGAGAAGCTGATGAGAGACGCTAAGATCTACCAG aTCTACGAGGGAACAGCTCAGATCCAAAGACTCATTATTGCAAGAGAACATCTGGGAAGATACAAGAAATGA